A region from the Nostoc sp. HK-01 genome encodes:
- the gumK gene encoding UDP-glucuronate:glycolipid 2-beta-glucuronosyltransferase, with protein sequence MKRVVLVTGHYWNSKRKAGFHWLAEAFWHQGWEVIFVTSALSWLSVIRRDYRLAYPVLQEANQLQLIRENFWSYVWFTPWHPANLRSNLLNHLSRGLFNLYGQLPLGTVEPLLKETDLFIFESTPALLLFDRCKQLNPQAQFIYRVSDDLRLLRNHPVVLNTEERVAPKFDLVSVPSQHIYRLFAGLPNLALELHGLRKDIFNQEYANPYSGSDTPNVVFVGNAHFDYEFLEQASQLLPNWQFHIIGPMNNLPQRNNILAYQELPFESTVAYIKHADIALQTLAYSPGAECFTDSLKIIQYSYCQLPIVAPAYLASSRTNVFYYQPGDASSIYQALIAAQMYDRSQIPTYEIYSWDDLVSLWIKRMEKNSP encoded by the coding sequence ATGAAGCGTGTAGTTTTAGTAACTGGACACTATTGGAATTCTAAACGCAAAGCAGGTTTTCACTGGCTGGCTGAGGCTTTTTGGCATCAGGGTTGGGAAGTTATTTTTGTCACGTCTGCTTTGAGTTGGTTGTCTGTGATTCGGAGAGACTATCGCCTAGCTTATCCGGTATTGCAAGAAGCAAACCAACTTCAGCTAATAAGGGAAAATTTCTGGAGTTATGTTTGGTTTACACCTTGGCATCCGGCTAATCTGCGCTCTAATCTACTCAATCATCTTAGCCGTGGTTTGTTTAATTTATACGGTCAACTGCCTCTCGGAACCGTAGAACCTCTACTAAAAGAGACTGACTTATTTATCTTTGAGAGTACGCCAGCTTTGCTACTATTTGACCGATGTAAACAACTTAATCCCCAAGCTCAGTTTATCTATAGAGTATCCGACGACTTGCGCCTTTTACGCAATCACCCAGTTGTATTAAACACTGAAGAACGAGTCGCCCCCAAGTTTGATTTAGTCAGTGTCCCCAGCCAACATATTTACCGTTTATTTGCGGGCTTACCAAATTTAGCACTAGAGTTACATGGCCTTCGCAAAGATATCTTTAACCAGGAGTATGCCAATCCTTATTCCGGCTCAGATACACCTAACGTCGTTTTTGTCGGTAACGCTCATTTTGATTACGAATTTTTAGAACAAGCTAGTCAATTATTGCCAAATTGGCAATTTCATATAATTGGGCCAATGAATAATTTACCGCAAAGAAACAATATTCTTGCTTATCAAGAGTTACCCTTTGAGTCTACAGTTGCCTATATAAAACACGCAGATATAGCACTTCAGACACTAGCATATAGTCCTGGTGCTGAATGTTTTACTGATAGTCTTAAAATTATTCAATATAGTTATTGTCAACTACCAATTGTAGCTCCGGCTTATCTTGCATCTTCAAGAACAAATGTTTTTTACTATCAACCAGGAGATGCTAGTAGCATTTATCAAGCTTTAATTGCCGCGCAGATGTATGACCGTTCCCAAATTCCAACTTATGAAATTTATTCTTGGGATGACTTAGTATCACTGTGGATTAAACGTATGGAAAAAAATTCACCATAA
- a CDS encoding putative acetyltransferase: MANYFVHESSYVDEGADIGEGTKIWHFCHIFGKAKIGRNCIFGQNVLVSNNVVVGDYCKIQNNVSLYEGVILEDYVFCGPSMVFTNVKTPRCEYPRNTSNDYRKTLVKRGSSIGANATIVCGVTLHECAFVAAGAVVTKDVPAYAMVAGVPAKIIGWMSAYGDVLQFDADGYAVDSTGTKYQQVSEKEVIRVS; the protein is encoded by the coding sequence ATGGCTAATTATTTTGTACATGAATCCAGTTATGTGGATGAAGGCGCAGACATTGGCGAAGGTACAAAAATTTGGCACTTTTGCCACATCTTTGGCAAGGCGAAAATTGGGCGTAACTGCATCTTCGGGCAGAATGTTTTAGTTTCTAATAATGTAGTTGTTGGTGATTATTGCAAAATTCAAAATAACGTCTCGCTGTACGAAGGCGTAATTTTGGAAGACTACGTTTTTTGCGGCCCCAGTATGGTATTCACCAACGTCAAAACACCTCGTTGTGAATACCCCCGCAATACCAGTAATGATTACCGGAAAACTTTGGTCAAGCGCGGTAGCAGTATTGGCGCAAATGCCACTATCGTTTGTGGTGTTACCTTACATGAATGTGCTTTTGTCGCAGCCGGCGCAGTTGTGACCAAAGATGTACCAGCTTATGCAATGGTGGCTGGAGTACCTGCAAAAATAATTGGGTGGATGAGTGCCTACGGAGATGTGCTACAGTTTGATGCTGATGGCTATGCTGTAGATTCTACAGGCACCAAATATCAACAAGTATCAGAGAAAGAAGTGATAAGGGTTTCATGA
- a CDS encoding zinc-containing alcohol dehydrogenase superfamily protein: MKGLWLENQQLKLRTDIPVPEPKLGEALVRVLHAGICNTDLELKRGYYPYAGILGHEFVGVVEQGPENLINKRVVGEINAACSHCRFCRRGQPTHCENRTVLGIVNRHGAFADYLCLPIENLHPVPDNVPTYIATFTEPLAAALEIQQQVVLCSDDRVLVVGDGKLGQLVAQTLALTGCDLLVIGRHPEKLTNLAARGIKTGLVDAVTDKAFDISVDCTGNPEGFAIARRALRPRGTLVMKSTYAGNLSLDASSLVVDEITLIGSRCGPFPAALELLAAEKVDVKPLIHAHYPLTEALAAFEEAQRRGVLKVLLEVGEV, encoded by the coding sequence ATGAAAGGACTGTGGCTCGAAAACCAACAACTAAAACTACGCACAGATATTCCGGTTCCCGAACCTAAATTAGGGGAAGCTTTGGTGCGTGTTTTGCATGCGGGAATTTGTAATACTGACCTGGAGTTGAAGCGGGGTTACTATCCGTATGCTGGTATTCTGGGACATGAGTTTGTCGGTGTTGTGGAACAAGGGCCGGAGAACTTAATCAATAAACGGGTAGTAGGCGAAATTAATGCAGCCTGTAGTCATTGTCGGTTCTGTCGCCGAGGACAACCGACTCACTGCGAAAATCGCACGGTGTTGGGTATTGTGAACCGTCACGGGGCTTTTGCAGATTATCTGTGTTTACCCATAGAAAACTTACATCCTGTACCGGATAATGTGCCTACATACATTGCAACTTTTACCGAACCACTAGCAGCAGCGTTAGAAATTCAGCAGCAGGTGGTGTTGTGTTCAGACGACCGGGTGTTAGTTGTGGGAGATGGGAAACTTGGTCAACTTGTCGCCCAAACGCTGGCTTTAACTGGCTGCGACTTGTTGGTTATCGGTCGTCATCCCGAAAAACTGACGAATTTAGCAGCCAGAGGAATTAAAACTGGTTTAGTTGATGCAGTTACCGATAAAGCTTTTGATATTTCTGTAGATTGTACTGGTAATCCTGAAGGATTTGCGATCGCTCGTCGTGCTTTACGCCCTCGTGGTACCCTAGTCATGAAAAGTACATACGCAGGCAATTTAAGTTTAGATGCTTCGTCTTTGGTTGTGGACGAAATCACCCTGATTGGTTCTCGTTGTGGCCCTTTTCCGGCTGCTTTGGAATTATTAGCAGCAGAAAAAGTAGACGTAAAACCTCTAATTCATGCCCATTATCCCCTCACAGAAGCTCTTGCAGCTTTTGAAGAAGCACAACGTCGGGGCGTGTTAAAAGTATTGTTGGAAGTTGGTGAAGTATGA
- a CDS encoding oxidoreductase domain protein, with protein sequence MVTNSTQAQVIVVGAGNWGKNLVRNFHALGALAGVAEAHPGLREAIATTYPDIITYSDFAAALATDVPALVLATPAPSHYELAMAALQAGKDVFVEKPMTLRTEEARQLAEYADKHGRILMVGHLLLYQPAIAWMRNYLASGQAGKVLHVATRRLKLGKVRTEENVWWSFAPHDVSVVLDLLGNPKLQSIQAQGHAILQPSIEDYVQVDLRFGSGQSAQINCSWYWPLTERSTVVIAEAQMLVYDEVAQTVTIHHKYIDQDLKHYDQGSEIVEVAASEPLKIECQHFLDCLQTRQTPRSDGWNGVAVVEILEEAQKYLHG encoded by the coding sequence GTGGTGACAAATTCAACACAAGCACAAGTAATTGTAGTTGGGGCGGGAAATTGGGGTAAAAACTTGGTGCGGAATTTCCACGCTTTAGGGGCATTAGCAGGAGTTGCCGAAGCCCATCCTGGTTTACGAGAAGCGATCGCCACAACATACCCAGATATTATTACATATAGTGATTTTGCCGCAGCCTTAGCAACGGATGTCCCGGCATTAGTCTTGGCTACACCTGCACCCAGCCATTATGAATTGGCAATGGCCGCTTTACAAGCAGGCAAAGATGTGTTTGTGGAAAAGCCGATGACACTGCGGACAGAGGAAGCCAGACAACTGGCGGAATACGCCGACAAACACGGGCGAATTTTAATGGTAGGACATTTGTTACTCTACCAGCCGGCGATCGCTTGGATGCGAAATTATCTAGCTAGTGGTCAAGCGGGTAAAGTTCTGCACGTCGCCACTCGCCGCTTAAAACTGGGCAAAGTCCGCACAGAAGAAAATGTCTGGTGGTCATTTGCCCCCCATGATGTTTCGGTAGTATTAGACTTATTGGGCAATCCAAAATTGCAAAGCATCCAAGCTCAAGGTCATGCTATATTGCAACCCAGTATTGAAGATTATGTGCAAGTTGACCTCCGCTTTGGTAGTGGTCAATCAGCCCAAATAAATTGTTCTTGGTACTGGCCTTTAACTGAACGCAGTACCGTAGTAATTGCCGAAGCGCAAATGTTAGTTTACGATGAAGTCGCTCAAACAGTGACTATTCATCACAAATATATTGACCAAGATTTAAAACACTACGACCAAGGTAGTGAAATTGTGGAAGTAGCCGCATCAGAACCGCTAAAAATCGAGTGTCAACACTTTCTAGATTGTTTGCAAACTCGTCAAACACCTCGTTCTGATGGTTGGAATGGCGTAGCCGTCGTGGAAATTTTAGAGGAGGCGCAGAAATATTTACATGGCTAA
- a CDS encoding anion-transporting ATPase: MSLILTFLGNSGIARSKIAIAAAKLFASQGKRVLLAGLAEPVLPILLEQTLSADPQEIAPNLQAVQLPASVLLERNWEELKKLEAQYLRTPIFKEVYGQELVALPGMDSALALNAIREYDASGKYDVIIYDGTGDSFTLRLLGLPESLSWYVRRFRQLFVNSDLGKTISESPLIQPLITSFFNVNWTADNFAQPTNQANDFLDKGKAALADPKRVAAFLVTTNDPIEVAVARYLWGSAQQVGLTVGGVVQISDQTTANLGTEFTPLAVSVVPDVTQNDWQPLIDALPNFVEQANQVPRPMEIDVHNRQVRLFLPGFDKKQVKLTQVGPEVTVEAGDQRRNIFLPPALTGKPVTGAKFQNNYLIISF; this comes from the coding sequence ATGTCCCTAATATTGACATTTTTAGGCAATAGCGGCATCGCTCGTAGCAAAATTGCGATCGCCGCAGCTAAACTATTTGCAAGCCAAGGTAAGCGTGTACTATTGGCAGGATTGGCAGAACCAGTGTTACCTATTCTTTTAGAGCAAACACTCTCTGCCGATCCTCAAGAAATCGCTCCTAATTTGCAAGCAGTACAGTTGCCAGCATCTGTACTTCTAGAACGCAACTGGGAAGAATTAAAAAAACTTGAGGCGCAATACCTGCGTACACCCATTTTTAAAGAAGTTTATGGGCAAGAACTGGTAGCATTACCAGGAATGGACAGCGCCCTCGCTTTAAATGCTATCCGCGAATATGATGCCAGTGGCAAATATGATGTAATTATTTACGATGGCACGGGTGATTCATTTACATTGCGACTGTTGGGTTTGCCAGAATCTCTCAGTTGGTATGTCCGGCGATTTCGACAGTTATTTGTCAACTCCGATTTAGGCAAGACAATTTCCGAATCGCCCTTAATTCAACCTCTGATTACCAGTTTTTTTAATGTCAACTGGACAGCAGATAACTTTGCTCAACCTACCAACCAAGCCAACGATTTTTTAGACAAGGGGAAAGCTGCTTTAGCTGACCCCAAAAGAGTTGCGGCATTTTTGGTAACAACCAATGACCCTATTGAAGTCGCGGTTGCTCGTTATTTGTGGGGTAGCGCTCAACAAGTTGGCCTGACAGTTGGTGGTGTTGTCCAGATTTCTGACCAGACAACAGCAAACTTAGGCACAGAATTTACACCTTTAGCTGTCAGTGTTGTCCCTGATGTTACCCAAAATGACTGGCAACCGCTAATTGATGCTTTACCCAACTTTGTCGAACAAGCAAACCAAGTACCAAGACCAATGGAAATTGATGTCCATAACCGTCAGGTACGCTTATTTTTGCCTGGATTTGATAAAAAACAGGTAAAACTCACCCAAGTCGGGCCAGAAGTAACCGTAGAAGCCGGCGACCAACGCCGTAATATCTTCCTCCCGCCAGCCTTAACTGGTAAGCCTGTGACTGGAGCGAAATTCCAAAATAACTATTTGATTATTTCTTTTTAG
- the chlG gene encoding chlorophyll synthase 33 kD subunit — MSESTPIPPNSNPTEAVDSVIDNSSEAGIVAESERNAKTRQLLGMKGAAPGETSIWKIRLQLMKPITWIPLIWGVVCGAASSGNYTWTLENVLKAAACMLLSGPLLAGYTQTMNDFYDREIDAINEPYRPIPSGAISVPQVVTQILVLLVSGIGLAYVLDIWAGHEFPTVVALAIFGSLVSYIYSAPPLKLKQNGWLGNYALGASYIALPWWAGHALFGELTWQVLILTLIYSWAGLGIAIVNDFKSVEGDRQLGLKSLPVMFGVTTAAWICVLMIDVFQGLMAAYLVSIHENLYAAILVLLIIPQITFQDMYFLRDPLKNDVKYQASAQPFLVLGMLVVGLALGHAGV, encoded by the coding sequence ATGTCTGAATCAACTCCTATACCCCCCAATTCCAACCCGACTGAGGCAGTAGACTCAGTAATAGATAATTCTAGTGAAGCAGGAATAGTAGCAGAGAGCGAACGCAATGCCAAAACTCGCCAGCTACTAGGTATGAAAGGTGCAGCACCCGGAGAAACTTCCATTTGGAAAATCCGGCTGCAATTGATGAAGCCTATCACCTGGATTCCCTTGATTTGGGGCGTAGTCTGCGGTGCGGCTTCTTCAGGTAACTACACCTGGACTCTAGAAAATGTCTTGAAAGCCGCAGCTTGTATGTTACTTTCGGGGCCGCTGCTGGCTGGTTACACCCAAACCATGAATGATTTTTACGATCGCGAAATTGATGCCATTAACGAACCCTATCGCCCCATTCCCTCTGGCGCAATTTCTGTACCCCAAGTTGTCACCCAGATTTTAGTATTATTAGTATCGGGCATTGGTTTGGCATACGTCCTAGATATCTGGGCTGGTCATGAATTTCCCACCGTTGTAGCCCTAGCAATTTTTGGATCATTGGTTTCTTATATTTACTCTGCCCCTCCCCTGAAACTGAAGCAAAACGGCTGGCTGGGGAATTATGCTTTAGGTGCAAGCTACATCGCCCTACCTTGGTGGGCTGGTCATGCTTTGTTTGGCGAACTGACTTGGCAAGTTTTGATTCTCACCTTAATTTACAGCTGGGCAGGGTTGGGGATTGCCATTGTGAACGACTTTAAAAGTGTCGAAGGCGATCGCCAGTTAGGGTTAAAATCACTACCAGTTATGTTTGGTGTTACTACCGCAGCCTGGATTTGTGTCTTGATGATTGATGTATTTCAAGGCTTGATGGCTGCTTATCTCGTCAGCATCCATGAAAATTTATACGCCGCCATTTTGGTACTGTTAATCATTCCTCAAATCACCTTCCAGGACATGTATTTTTTACGTGACCCCTTGAAGAATGATGTGAAATACCAAGCCAGCGCCCAACCATTTCTTGTTCTCGGAATGCTGGTGGTCGGTTTGGCGTTAGGCCATGCGGGAGTTTAA
- a CDS encoding putative UDP-N-acetyl-D-mannosamine 6-dehydrogenase: MLEKPSVLLALQEKIRTHTAIVGVVGLGYVGLPFAVEKAKVGYRVLGIEQNPQRAEKVNMADNYITDIKDEDLKQVVSSGNLQAVLNFDRVTEMDVIVICVPTPLTKNLTPNLSYIESVTHSIAKRLRPGQLVTLESTTYPGTTDEVMRPVLEQTSGLKQGENFFLAHSPERVDPGNQRYTTKNTNKVVGASDTHSLEVATLFYQQTIDHVVPVSSAKAAELVKVFENTFRAVNIALVNELALLCDRIDLNVWEVLDAANTKPFGIMPFYPGPGVGGHCIPIDPHYLEWKAKEVNFNTHFIALAGEINRSMPLFVREKARRVLNDLGLAPAKSQVLVIGTAYKKDLGDWRESPSIMVINYLLEDKMTVTYHDPFVPEIEVNGQNFASLPLTDENIAAADLVIIATDHSQVDYVNLVAKAKAVLDTRGITRHLDCLHDKVTLL; the protein is encoded by the coding sequence ATGTTGGAAAAGCCTTCTGTTTTATTAGCTTTACAAGAAAAGATTAGAACACATACAGCGATCGTTGGTGTTGTGGGATTAGGATATGTAGGACTCCCCTTTGCTGTCGAAAAAGCCAAAGTTGGTTATCGGGTGTTGGGAATTGAGCAAAATCCCCAAAGGGCTGAAAAAGTCAACATGGCTGATAATTACATCACAGATATTAAAGATGAAGATTTGAAACAAGTTGTCAGTAGTGGGAATTTACAAGCGGTTTTGAATTTTGATCGCGTTACCGAGATGGACGTAATTGTAATTTGCGTCCCCACGCCGTTGACAAAAAATTTAACACCAAATTTGAGTTACATAGAAAGTGTGACTCATTCGATTGCTAAACGCTTACGACCAGGACAGTTAGTAACTTTAGAATCTACCACTTATCCAGGTACTACGGATGAGGTGATGCGTCCGGTATTAGAACAAACCAGTGGTTTAAAGCAGGGGGAAAATTTCTTTCTCGCCCATTCACCAGAACGGGTAGACCCTGGTAATCAGCGCTACACAACCAAAAATACTAATAAGGTAGTTGGTGCTTCGGATACTCATTCACTGGAAGTAGCAACTTTATTCTATCAGCAGACTATTGACCATGTAGTACCAGTCAGTAGCGCCAAGGCGGCGGAATTAGTAAAGGTGTTTGAAAATACATTTAGGGCTGTGAATATTGCTTTGGTGAATGAGTTGGCGTTATTGTGCGATCGCATCGATTTAAATGTTTGGGAAGTTTTAGACGCTGCCAATACCAAACCTTTTGGCATTATGCCTTTCTATCCTGGCCCTGGTGTCGGTGGTCACTGCATCCCCATCGACCCCCATTATTTAGAATGGAAAGCTAAAGAAGTGAATTTTAATACTCACTTTATCGCCTTGGCAGGAGAAATCAATCGCTCTATGCCGTTGTTTGTGCGGGAAAAAGCCCGCCGCGTATTGAATGATTTGGGTTTAGCCCCAGCGAAATCGCAAGTTTTGGTCATTGGGACAGCCTATAAAAAAGACCTGGGTGACTGGCGAGAATCACCATCAATCATGGTAATTAATTATTTACTAGAAGATAAAATGACCGTAACTTACCATGATCCTTTTGTACCGGAAATTGAAGTCAACGGTCAAAATTTCGCTAGTTTGCCCTTAACTGATGAGAATATTGCAGCGGCTGACTTGGTAATTATTGCCACAGACCACAGTCAAGTAGATTATGTCAATTTAGTGGCAAAAGCCAAAGCAGTTCTCGATACCAGAGGGATCACTCGACATCTGGATTGCCTGCACGATAAAGTAACTTTGCTGTAG
- a CDS encoding DegT/DnrJ/EryC1/StrS aminotransferase, translating into MSQDKIPVLDLKPQYESLKSEIQEAITRVLESGQFIMGPDVKLFEQEVAEYLGVKHAIAVNSGTDALVIGLKALGIGQGDEVITTPFSFFATAESISNVGATPIFADISADSFNIDPAAIVEKITPRTKAIMPVHLYGNPAAMAAILDIAQANNLKVIEDCAQSFGARYHGTCAGCNDSCQESTRNRITGKQTGTIGDVGAYSFFPSKNLGAFGDGGLIATDNDQIAETARMLRVHGAKKKYHNEVLGYNSRLDTLQAAILRVKLPHIDQWNQGRRRVAKTYNELLADVAGVITPHLADGHVFHQYTIRILDGKRDRVQQHLAAQGIGSMIYYPIPQDKLPVYKGQYSANPVSDLLSDEVLSLPIWPELADPEINRIVKTIKEAIVLDS; encoded by the coding sequence ATGAGCCAAGATAAAATTCCTGTTCTCGACCTTAAACCGCAATACGAATCTCTCAAATCGGAAATTCAGGAAGCTATCACACGGGTGTTGGAATCTGGTCAATTTATTATGGGGCCAGATGTCAAATTATTTGAGCAAGAAGTAGCCGAATATCTGGGAGTGAAACACGCGATCGCGGTAAACTCTGGAACTGATGCTTTAGTCATTGGGTTAAAAGCGTTAGGAATTGGTCAAGGCGATGAAGTAATTACTACACCCTTTAGCTTCTTTGCCACAGCTGAATCAATTAGTAATGTAGGCGCAACACCAATCTTTGCTGATATTAGTGCAGATAGCTTTAACATTGACCCAGCCGCCATTGTTGAGAAAATTACACCCCGCACCAAAGCCATCATGCCGGTTCACCTCTATGGTAATCCCGCAGCGATGGCAGCGATTTTAGATATTGCCCAAGCAAATAATCTCAAAGTCATTGAAGACTGCGCCCAGTCTTTCGGCGCACGTTATCATGGCACTTGTGCGGGATGCAATGATAGTTGTCAAGAAAGCACACGTAACCGCATTACTGGTAAACAAACAGGTACAATTGGCGATGTTGGCGCTTATTCTTTCTTCCCTTCTAAAAACTTAGGTGCTTTCGGTGATGGGGGATTAATTGCTACTGATAATGACCAAATAGCTGAAACTGCCCGAATGTTGCGAGTACATGGGGCAAAGAAAAAGTATCATAATGAAGTTTTAGGTTATAATTCCCGCTTAGATACATTGCAAGCGGCAATTTTACGCGTGAAGTTGCCCCATATTGATCAATGGAATCAAGGCAGACGCAGAGTTGCAAAAACTTACAACGAATTATTGGCTGATGTTGCGGGTGTAATTACACCACACCTCGCCGATGGTCATGTGTTTCACCAATACACCATTCGGATTTTAGATGGCAAGCGCGATCGCGTACAGCAACATTTAGCCGCCCAAGGCATCGGTAGTATGATTTACTATCCCATTCCTCAAGATAAATTGCCTGTATATAAAGGTCAGTATTCTGCAAATCCCGTGAGTGATCTCCTATCCGATGAAGTTCTGAGTCTACCCATCTGGCCAGAATTAGCCGACCCCGAAATTAACCGCATCGTTAAAACAATCAAGGAAGCAATAGTCCTTGATTCATAA
- a CDS encoding inositol monophosphatase has product MNDFWLTVLDFTHTTTARVGKQLIQDFGQVQALQKADGTLVTRADKWANQEIRDAIAANFAGYGILSEEADKTFPGTEWCWVIDPLDGTTNFTRGIPIWSISLGLLYQGTPVFGYVHVPLLGQSFHGFWPGTSGLATPTGAFLNNHPIHTSVDAPSNNHFFNLCSRSTSVIQPGFPCKIRMLGVASYNFLTVATGAVLGGIEATPKVWDIAGAWVIVQAAGGSWNSLKSEPFPLSVGEDYSDRSFPTLVLSRAELATVFEPFLKELKI; this is encoded by the coding sequence ATGAATGATTTTTGGTTAACAGTTCTCGATTTTACCCACACTACCACTGCTAGAGTGGGTAAACAACTAATACAAGATTTTGGACAAGTACAGGCTTTACAAAAAGCTGATGGTACTTTGGTAACGCGCGCCGATAAATGGGCAAATCAGGAAATTCGGGATGCGATCGCCGCTAATTTTGCTGGTTATGGTATCCTCAGCGAGGAAGCCGATAAGACATTTCCGGGGACAGAATGGTGTTGGGTAATCGACCCTTTGGATGGGACAACTAATTTTACCCGTGGAATTCCAATTTGGTCGATTTCTCTGGGTTTGCTATATCAAGGTACGCCTGTGTTTGGATATGTTCACGTACCGCTATTGGGTCAAAGTTTTCACGGTTTTTGGCCAGGTACATCAGGTTTAGCCACACCCACGGGAGCATTTCTCAACAATCATCCTATCCACACTAGTGTTGATGCTCCCAGTAATAATCACTTTTTTAACCTTTGTTCCCGCAGTACCTCTGTTATTCAACCAGGATTTCCCTGCAAAATTCGGATGTTGGGTGTGGCTAGTTATAACTTTCTCACCGTGGCGACTGGGGCGGTGTTAGGTGGAATTGAAGCGACACCAAAAGTTTGGGATATAGCCGGCGCTTGGGTAATTGTGCAAGCGGCTGGTGGGAGTTGGAATTCTCTCAAATCTGAGCCATTTCCATTATCAGTGGGAGAAGATTATAGCGATCGCTCTTTTCCTACCTTAGTTCTCAGCCGTGCAGAATTGGCGACAGTATTTGAACCATTTCTCAAAGAGTTGAAAATTTAA
- a CDS encoding PUCC protein has product MASGEVFDSETKYPVAPRVNLPTMFRLGLFQMGLSMMSILTLGVLNRVMIQEIAIPATLVALVLALPAFVSPSRIWFGQMSDAKPLWGYHRTAYVWVGAAIFAIAAFLAVQVMWQLNNAASVSGAWVWTTQTIGWTALLSLVFAIYGLAICASGTAFAALLVDVSEEDNRSKVVGVVWSMLMVGIIVGAIISSSLLKQLTPEATPETLQASINRLFIIVPAIVFGLAIVATFGVEKKYSQYANRSTLVNREDSITLDAAWKILTASPQTGLFFTFLVVMTLCLFMQDPILEPYAGQVFKLPLAESTKLNIYYGMGLLVAYAVAGFLIVPRLGKRRSARLGCMLVALCALLLGISGFTANAAFLKFGLVLFGLATGFLTTAAISLMLDLTAAEAAGTFIGAWGLAQSISRGLAVVIGGTLLDIGRRVLPSLELAYGLVFALEAVGMVLSIGFLNRVNITEFQTTTKQAIASVLESDLD; this is encoded by the coding sequence ATGGCAAGCGGTGAAGTGTTTGATAGTGAAACAAAATACCCAGTTGCGCCAAGGGTCAATTTACCGACTATGTTTCGGCTTGGCTTATTTCAAATGGGGCTGAGTATGATGTCGATTTTGACTCTGGGTGTACTTAACAGGGTCATGATTCAAGAAATAGCGATTCCGGCGACGTTGGTGGCGCTGGTGCTGGCTTTACCTGCGTTTGTGTCGCCTTCGCGGATTTGGTTTGGTCAGATGTCGGATGCTAAACCGTTATGGGGTTATCACCGAACAGCTTATGTTTGGGTAGGGGCGGCGATATTTGCGATCGCTGCTTTTTTAGCTGTACAAGTAATGTGGCAACTGAATAATGCTGCGAGTGTCTCTGGTGCTTGGGTTTGGACAACTCAAACCATTGGCTGGACAGCTTTGCTATCTTTAGTTTTTGCCATTTACGGTTTAGCAATTTGCGCTAGTGGTACGGCTTTTGCGGCTTTGTTGGTAGATGTATCGGAAGAAGATAACCGTTCTAAAGTCGTCGGTGTAGTTTGGTCAATGCTGATGGTGGGAATTATTGTCGGCGCAATTATTAGTTCTAGCTTGCTCAAGCAATTAACCCCAGAAGCAACTCCAGAAACATTACAAGCATCAATTAACCGATTATTTATAATTGTCCCAGCAATTGTGTTTGGACTGGCGATTGTCGCTACATTCGGTGTTGAAAAAAAATACTCCCAATACGCCAACCGTTCCACACTGGTTAACCGCGAGGACAGCATTACTTTAGATGCGGCTTGGAAAATTTTAACCGCCAGTCCCCAAACAGGCTTGTTTTTCACATTTTTGGTGGTAATGACGCTGTGTTTGTTTATGCAAGACCCAATTTTAGAACCTTATGCTGGTCAGGTGTTTAAACTGCCTTTGGCGGAAAGCACCAAATTAAACATTTATTATGGTATGGGTTTGCTGGTTGCCTACGCTGTGGCTGGATTTTTGATTGTACCGCGTTTAGGTAAGCGCAGAAGCGCACGCTTAGGGTGTATGTTGGTGGCTTTGTGTGCATTATTGCTAGGGATTTCGGGATTTACAGCTAATGCAGCTTTTCTCAAATTTGGTTTGGTATTATTCGGTTTAGCGACTGGGTTCTTAACCACGGCTGCAATTAGCTTGATGCTAGATTTAACCGCAGCCGAAGCCGCCGGGACGTTTATCGGTGCATGGGGACTAGCGCAGTCTATTTCTAGGGGTTTAGCGGTTGTCATCGGCGGTACACTTTTGGATATCGGGCGGAGAGTGTTACCTAGTTTGGAACTAGCTTATGGGTTGGTATTTGCCTTAGAAGCTGTGGGAATGGTGTTGTCAATTGGGTTTCTCAACCGTGTCAACATTACAGAATTTCAAACAACTACCAAGCAAGCGATCGCATCTGTCTTAGAAAGCGATCTAGACTAA